The DNA region gaaggagagggggacaTGGCCTGGGtagtttggtggtgggcgggttagggaggaaaagagggagTATGGGCGGCGTTGctgggggatggtgttgttgttgttgttgttggaggggtagGTTGCGACGGGTCGGAggggtcggaggaggggagcggtTTGGCGGGCGAGGGCCGCGGATCGTTTGAGTGTCACCTCCATGGCGGGTTGAAGGTGTAGAACCAAATGCGCATACTGGACTCCAGCCGGCGCAATCGGTGACATTGGGGACGGGTGGTTCGATATCGGGAGCTGTCCGAAGCTCTCCGGAAAGTAGGACAGGGGTGTCTTTATCGATAAGGATCCAAGTGGTGATAGCGATAAGGTTTTGCTAACATGTGGACTTGTGGAGCGATTCTGGGTGACTTCCAGGCTGAGACAAGACCCCCGAGTTCATGGTTGAACCGGCGATTCTAGGCCATAAGGTATTGACAAAAAGAGCAAAGGGATATGGAAATGTGTTCGGTGCTAGTCGGGAAAACCCAGATGCATGTTTATGTGATTGTTTCACGTTCCCTTTCTTTTCGCTAGTTTGTTAGCATCAATGCAAAAAGCATTTCAGCCCCTGGCATTCCGAACTTTCTCACTTACACGTTGTAACCATCGCAATTCATCAACATGGAGGCCTACGACGAACTTCTCCGCTGGGCCAGCAAGCAAGGGATCGAGGTTCACGGTATCGAGGCCAAGAGGATACCCGGCAGGGGAATTGGCATTGTGGCTTCGAAAGACCTGAAGGTACTATTCACTGACCTCCTAACATCATGGCTGAGAAGACAAAGGTGTAACAGCCATACGGGTTGATTGGTTTCTAAGCATTGTCGATTGGCATGTATCATTTGAGCCCAGTCGACTATCTTCAGACGTGTTACTATGTTTCGGGCCCTCACATAAGCAAACAGTTTTCCTCCTCACGTCTACGCATTTTACCTCACTTTATACACACCAGGCTAACCTCTCCTAGGCCAATGAACGCCTCATATACGTtcccgccgcctccctccgCACCCTCACAACCATCCGCCCCGAAATCCGCAAagccctccctccaccagcccCCAAATACAAAGGAACCCCCGTCCACGCGCTCCTCGCAGCAGAGCTACTCCTCGAgacccccaccatcaagaagaaaTACGCCCCCTGGCACGCCGTGGTCCCAACTCGTGACGATATCCTGTCCACCCTCCCATTAGCCTGGCCAACATCCGACCATGAGAAACtacactccctcctcccctacGCAGCCCGCGCTCACTTGACCAAGCAAAAAGCCAAATTCGAAAAGGACTGGCAATTGACACGTGATGTCCTCCTTCCAAAactgtctctctctcccaaGGGTCGATATTCCAAGCAGGAGTTCCTGTATCATTGGCTGCTTGTCAACACGAGAACGTTTTACCATGAAACCCCCGCGACGGAGCGACTGACAAAGGATGACAAGATGGCTCTGCAGCCGGTGGCGGATTTGCTCAATCATTCTGATGAGGGGTGTGAAGTGGTGTTTGATACGGGGTGTTATACCATTTCGGCGGATAGGGAGTACAAacagggggaggaggtgtatATTTGCTACGGGACGCACTCGAACGACTTTTTGATGGTGGAATATGGGTTTTGTCCGGAGGAGAATAAGTGGGATGAGGTTTGTATTGATGAGGTGGTCCTGGAAGAAATGTCAACCGCAAGAAAGAAGTGGTTGGACGGGAGGGACTTTTTGGGCAAGTATTTGATTGATGAGAGGAATTTGACGGGGTGTTATAGGACCAGAGTGGCATTGATGCTACTGTGCACGTCGAGGGGTCaatgggagaggtgggttgatgagggagaggatgggggggaggaggtgcaaaAAATGGTGGATCGGATTATGGTAAGGGTGTTGGAGAAGTATCTGAAAAGGTGTATGGAGGCAattggggagttggagggctGTGGGCCgtcgggggagatggtgttgaggaggtggagacaGATTGAGAGGTTGGTCGAGAAGTCTTTGGAGGAATTAAAGGTTGAGGACAACTAATAGAAAGGCAACTCTGATGTATATAGTTTACCTAACACGCAGTGTTGCGGGTACGGTCCCCTTTGGGCAGCAGTTCAATATGAGTTCAAGGAAATGGTTGGAGGTTCATTCATGCATTCAAGGTGAAATTCACATGTATTACAGACTACCAAAAGCAGATTTAAAGAGTCAGTCAAGTGACCCCCTGAGGACTTTGTCTCTCAAAATGCTTTCTTCATATAGCCAAATACTAATCAAACCAagcacatacgaccatatGGCGCAGAAagctcgggatcccgtccgctctcccctagataAGCTGTGCACAGCCggactagtactcaggtgggtgaccactggggaatccccggtgttgtatgttttgcATCTTTTAATAACTTCTTTTTCTATATTCTCACAAGAATCAGCATTTTGTTTTCGTTGGACACCTGCTCTTACGTTTTGGTGAACTCCTGGTGGCATCAAAGCAGTCATCTGTAGGGCACAGACCAATCCCATACCCGGCCAGGGGGGAATCTCAGGGGCAATCGTACTTTACTCAGCATTCAGTCCACAATAGAAAGGTCTTTCATTAGGTATGCATTGGTAGTAAACGTGTGGGAGGTAATACTCCTGCGGGATTGGGCAGCCAGGTTGCTCCAAGGATTTGGTCTGGGCCAACACATCTGGGAAAGGATAAGGAAAGGTTTTTGCTCTCCGGAGTTGTTCGTTTGATACTTAATAATATCATCAACTATTACAAATCCTCGCTGCCGTACAGCAAAACGTGTATGAATACTTGATTCATTTGACTGTGTGACTGTTTGACCTCCATAACATCATGATTTCCGCAGATAAATAGCAGATGGGCATTAACTCAGTACTGGACTTTACATGCAGCACATATCAAATTAAACTGTTAGCTCAGGAATCTCAACTGAATCGAAGCAAAGTCCATTTCTTTAAGCCAAGTAGCTGAAGAGAGGGCTCAGCAGACAGGTATATTTGTTGATTGTAGGCTACCATTGCATCTCTGTACGGCACAGCCCGCATGGCAAGGTGTAAAGCAGGCACATCAAAATAGAGTAACTCGATATCGTAAAGAGCTAGGCAATGGGAATTTACCCACAGGGTAGTAGTATAACACTGGCTCGTGATGATTTATTCCCTAGTCCCAAACTTCGTTCAGCTCTCTAGTAGTTACTTGGGAGGGAACAGCAAATACCACGATGACGATGGGACCTTCCCAAACAAGAACCGAGTGGTGGCTAATAGGTATCTATCCCAGAAACAGAATCGCCAAAATTGTAGGTAAATTTTAGAGAAAAGATACAGCCCTGTccacctaggtaggtacctatctGGGGTATTTATAATGAGGCAAACTCCATGGAAAAGAACACCTCCTTTATTTACTGATCTTATCATCCAGCTAGCTCTGATACTCTTTTCAGAGCGGAGTCTCGATTTTACAGCACTACTCAAAAAGCTGCCCATCATGGTAAGAGCAACCTCTAATGGCCCTCTATATAGAACGCTAACAAACCACTTCACCACCCCTAAAGATCACTCCGATCATAACCTTCCTCGCTGCCATTACCCCTGGCACCATGTCTGCTCCGGCAACAAACAGAACCGCCGAGGGCATCAACGCACTTGAATTCCTCACCAAACGACAAGCCGTCAGAGGCGACTGGACGTGCCAATTCTTCTTCGATGGTCCAGGCCATGACGCTCCCAGAGCCGATCACGCAGCCTTCAACAGACTGTTTGGCGGCCCTCGCCTTACCGCTCGTGGCGGACAGTGCTATGTTGGGAGGTGCAACGGACGCGACTTTGCGTGGTGTAACATTGCTTCAAACACACGTTCTGAGTACTCCAATCAGAGGAACCTCGTTGCGGATACAAACCCTTATAGCGGGATCAACTGCGTGTATGACTATATGCCTGCTTATGAGTACTActggtggggatgggagggcgCTTTGCGGTTTGATAACAGTGACATTCGCAGATGCTGAAGGATGGTCTGTGGTTGACTTGTAGCTGGTCTTGTTTTGATGCTGAGTAGCCTAGGTGCAACTTGACGTCAGAGAAATGTAGACTCCCCCCTAAACCCATTAGCTCCCCTCAGGTATCCTTCATGTGCTCCTCGCATCCGTCAAACAGTCCGCCAACAAgcccctcgcctccttctcccctaTAACTCCCACCTTTGGCATCCCCttatccaaccccccctgcCCCGGccactcctccatctcccgtTCAAACtccgtcatcctcctccaaacagTATCTCCATCCGCCTTAGAAAATCCTAGATCCACCCGGTACAAAAACCCCTCCAAATCAACAATCTCCACATCTCTCTCCTTTATTTCCCCATCCTGATCAAGCTTTACCCCCCCAGGCTTGACCACCCTAACAAGCGCATACCTCACCCAAGCAGCCTTCAAATCCGGCATCCAactcatcccctccccttccggCCCTTTATTCCCGACATCAACATGTATCCCTCTCTCCACGATCACGTTCCAACTCTCCTCTGGTAGTTCCCTCACTTTTGGTGGGTCAGGAGTAtggaaagggagagggtCAACCTCCACCCTTGTTTTCTGGTCGACGGTTAGGGTGGGAGGACAGCAGGCGAAGCCCCATAGGGAAGTGCGACTATGGTGTTGTATATCGGTGGAGGTGAGCAAAGAGCGGAGAtacatcaacaacccagccGCAAACTTTTcaggggtgaggaggagtgggttgaGGAAGTGGACTTGGGAaatggggggttggcggggatggtgttgggtttgttggcGGAGGAAAAGATATTGGAGAGGATAGGGTGAATGAAGCCATGGGCGAGATACAACAGGGAGAAAAGGTTCGCCGATGAAAGGGGAGGAGTAAAGGCCGGAAATGTGTAACTTCTTGAAATGGGCTAGGGGTTTGCCTGGGTgggtggcgagggcggagaagaaggtccTGCTGGGGGTGTCGGAAGTGCGGGTGGGTGATTGGAGAAGGTAGAGAGATTTGAGGGTTGGTCTTGTGAGGAGGgcgtcgatgatggtggttgagctGTCGTGAAGGGTGTCAACGTTGAGACTGAGGGAGACAGGTGGCGCCGGGGTGGTTTCGAGAGCAGCGATGacagagagggaggagagcttgTTAAAAGATGCTAGGTCGAAATGTAGTTCGTTGGTAAAGGCAAGTCCGAGTAGTTGGCCTGTTTTGGGTAAGTGGCCTATGTCTTGGGAGCGCTTCTGTAGGTGTTGGCGAAGTATAAACTTGGTGTGCGCTGTTCCGGTAAGTTGGGTAAGAAGAGTCTCGGATATTATATCAAGGTTTTGACTTTCAAGCAAAGCGTCGATGAGAGCGGTCAACTCAGCGTCTTTCTCGGCCGGAAATAGGGAAAGGGCAGGCAAGGCAGCGGTGGTCAGCGGCCATATCAGGTCCAAGACTGTCGGATCAATAAGTTCAACTTCgtcgagcttcttcaccaGGTCATCGCAAGCCTCGTACTCAAATTTAGTCAGATACCCAGCGGCGGAAAGGGGTTCCCGTGTCCTATTTTCTTCTAGACGAAGCTCGCGCGGCCCTGAAGGGTCACTGTCTCCCCAGTCGTTGTATTCATCCACTTCTCGAGGGCGTTCTGATACGTGAATCATTATGGTTGACCGAAAGGCAATGATCCCATACCGGATTGCGTTCAAGTCAGTGATGTCCACCACAGCCATCGCATACTCCATGTTTGTGTTGCTAAACATAGTACCCAGTGGTGCAGGCAGGACAGACAAGCCTACTCCGCGCTCCCTGTCAAAAGCCACGCCGAGCACAAGACATGTCGAGATAAACGGGAACTCGCGCACACCGCATTCCCACTGCGGAGAAATGGACTGCCTCATCCATGTTGGTGTGTTGGAGAGCTCTGTTCGATGCAGCCCATTTCGGGGATCTTGGTAGAACTGGGCGGCGAGCGAGAGTTCAGACTGGATACCGATGTGGTTCGATGGGTCAGAAAAGACAGTGACAGCACCCAGAATGGCTGAAAGAACATCTCTGCCTTGAACGGCATCCAAATCTACTAGGCCGCCTTCGCGTTTGACGACTGCCAGAGGATAGTGTTGGCCTGTGCCGTTGGGGCCGAGTTTTGCGACGATGTAGACGACCAACGCatctggtgctgctggcgtcTGGCTGTTGGCTTTCACCCAGTACGGTTTGAAGTTGGATGACATTGTCGAAACGCAGCAGTTTCATAAACACTTGCAAGGTAAATAGTGCAGATACACTATTTCGGGCTGATGAAATCGTGGGGTATTGAAGTGGGCGTCACATGAGCAGTCGTTGGTTGTTGGCAAACAAACTGCACAAGGAAGGCGCGAAACAAACATGGAATTTTATCAAGCAAGGTAAGGTACAAAAAAGCAGCAGCGCCTGAGTCGAACGAGTCGAAAGGCAGAAATACACAAAAAAGCCCTGATTTTCCTCGTCCGttcatcctcttcgtcaccaccactgaTACACTGGCAATAcagcctccttcctcacTGGCCGCTCGACACAACCTTGATGACGATTCCGGTGGGCGTGTAACGATTGCTGACATAGGCAGTCGAATTATACATGGGGTTGGTTCTGTTAACCATGACACCCAGCGAGCCACCGTCTGACAAGCACCCAATAATGGCTTTCGCCTTTTGAGCATCCGTCGCTCCCACGCCGCCGTCGATCGTGGTGGCGACATCTTCGAAAAGGACGGCCGAATTGGCCGTATCGTTGAGGTGCTTGGCCGTGACCATGACGGAGCCACGTTGGTAAAGCGTCCATTCGTCACAAGTGCCGAGCTCAGCCGGGCCCATTGTCAAGAGCCGGCCAGCGCGGACCTGCCGACCATACGAGCGGAGGTAGGAGGCGACATATTTGATATCGTCTTCTGACACCTCTTGAGGGATGCCGCCGTGTTCCTCGGTGTAGCAGTAGAGGTTGGTGGTTTCACCTTCGTAGCAGACACGTCGATGAAGAGTTGGCTTGTtgctgggtgggagggaggctaccatggtgctgctggcagTGAGGAGAGCCAGGCTCAGCTTAGTAAGAGTGGTGACAGTGAACATTGTCGTGATTGAGGAGACAGTACTAAGCACAATAGCGAGTGTTTggaaggtgatgaggtggaTAGGATGATTTGAGTGCTTCAATGGCGCTTCTTCACGGTCATCTTATACCCACTCATTCACCAGTCAAGCCGCCATATAAGCTAACCCAGCACAAGTACATTGTAATAGGGGAGGGTAATTTCTGCCTTGAGTGTTCTCTAATCGGTTCGAGCCATCAACGAGGCCATCGTCAATTTGCCATGACCTCCTGGGTGCCTGTTGCCACTCGGATCTTCCACCTCAAAGAGACTCTATTTTCAAG from Podospora pseudoanserina strain CBS 124.78 chromosome 1, whole genome shotgun sequence includes:
- a CDS encoding hypothetical protein (EggNog:ENOG503PZDM), which codes for MSAPATNRTAEGINALEFLTKRQAVRGDWTCQFFFDGPGHDAPRADHAAFNRLFGGPRLTARGGQCYVGRCNGRDFAWCNIASNTRSEYSNQRNLVADTNPYSGINCVYDYMPAYEYYWWGWEGALRFDNSDIRRC
- a CDS encoding hypothetical protein (EggNog:ENOG503NXBM; COG:S) — translated: MEAYDELLRWASKQGIEVHGIEAKRIPGRGIGIVASKDLKANERLIYVPAASLRTLTTIRPEIRKALPPPAPKYKGTPVHALLAAELLLETPTIKKKYAPWHAVVPTRDDILSTLPLAWPTSDHEKLHSLLPYAARAHLTKQKAKFEKDWQLTRDVLLPKLSLSPKGRYSKQEFLYHWLLVNTRTFYHETPATERLTKDDKMALQPVADLLNHSDEGCEVVFDTGCYTISADREYKQGEEVYICYGTHSNDFLMVEYGFCPEENKWDEVCIDEVVLEEMSTARKKWLDGRDFLGKYLIDERNLTGCYRTRVALMLLCTSRGQWERWVDEGEDGGEEVQKMVDRIMVRVLEKYLKRCMEAIGELEGCGPSGEMVLRRWRQIERLVEKSLEELKVEDN
- a CDS encoding hypothetical protein (EggNog:ENOG503PE2Y), with the translated sequence MFTVTTLTKLSLALLTASSTMVASLPPSNKPTLHRRVCYEGETTNLYCYTEEHGGIPQEVSEDDIKYVASYLRSYGRQVRAGRLLTMGPAELGTCDEWTLYQRGSVMVTAKHLNDTANSAVLFEDVATTIDGGVGATDAQKAKAIIGCLSDGGSLGVMVNRTNPMYNSTAYVSNRYTPTGIVIKVVSSGQ
- a CDS encoding hypothetical protein (EggNog:ENOG503P9CS); this translates as MSSNFKPYWVKANSQTPAAPDALVVYIVAKLGPNGTGQHYPLAVVKREGGLVDLDAVQGRDVLSAILGAVTVFSDPSNHIGIQSELSLAAQFYQDPRNGLHRTELSNTPTWMRQSISPQWECGVREFPFISTCLVLGVAFDRERGVGLSVLPAPLGTMFSNTNMEYAMAVVDITDLNAIRYGIIAFRSTIMIHVSERPREVDEYNDWGDSDPSGPRELRLEENRTREPLSAAGYLTKFEYEACDDLVKKLDEVELIDPTVLDLIWPLTTAALPALSLFPAEKDAELTALIDALLESQNLDIISETLLTQLTGTAHTKFILRQHLQKRSQDIGHLPKTGQLLGLAFTNELHFDLASFNKLSSLSVIAALETTPAPPVSLSLNVDTLHDSSTTIIDALLTRPTLKSLYLLQSPTRTSDTPSRTFFSALATHPGKPLAHFKKLHISGLYSSPFIGEPFLPVVSRPWLHSPYPLQYLFLRQQTQHHPRQPPISQVHFLNPLLLTPEKFAAGLLMYLRSLLTSTDIQHHSRTSLWGFACCPPTLTVDQKTRVEVDPLPFHTPDPPKVRELPEESWNVIVERGIHVDVGNKGPEGEGMSWMPDLKAAWVRYALVRVVKPGGVKLDQDGEIKERDVEIVDLEGFLYRVDLGFSKADGDTVWRRMTEFEREMEEWPGQGGLDKGMPKVGVIGEKEARGLLADCLTDARST